A region from the Acomys russatus chromosome 24, mAcoRus1.1, whole genome shotgun sequence genome encodes:
- the Barhl1 gene encoding barH-like 1 homeobox protein — MEGSNGFGIDSILSHRAGSPALPKGDPLLGDCRSPLELSPRSESSSDCSSPASPGRDCLETSTSRPGAASGPGLDSHLQPGQLSAPAQSRTVTSSFLIRDILADCKPLAACAPYSSSGQPAAPEPGGRLAAKAGEDFRDKLDKSVSSASSDSEYKVKEEGDREISSSRDSPPVRLKKPRKARTAFTDHQLAQLERSFERQKYLSVQDRMELAASLNLTDTQVKTWYQNRRTKWKRQTAVGLELLAEAGNYSALQRMFPSPYFYPQSLVSNLDPGAALYLYRGPSAPPPALQRPLVPRILIHGLQGASEPPPPLPPLPGVLPRAAQPR, encoded by the exons ATGGAAGGCTCCAATGGCTTTGGGATTGACTCCATTCTCTCCCACCGAGCGGGCAGCCCCGCCCTTCCCAAGGGGGACCCCTTGCTTGGGGACTGCCGGTCACCCCTGGAGCTAAGTCCACGCTCAGAGAGCAGCAGCGACTGCTCTTCGCCAGCTTCGCCCGGAAGAGACTGTCTGGAGACCAGTACCTCACGGCCTGGTGCTGCATCTGGCCCAGGTTTGGACTCCCACCTGCAGCCGGGGCAGCTTTCAGCCCCAGCCCAGTCGCGAACCGTCACCTCCTCCTTTCTGATCAGGGACATCCTTGCCGACTGCAAACCTCTCGCGGCCTGTGCACCCTACTCTAGCAGTGGGCAGCCTGCAGCTCCCGAGCCTGGGGGCCGCCTTGCGGCCAAGGCCGGGGAGGACTTTCGTGACAAGCTGGACAAAAGTGTCAGCAGCGCTTCGTCAGACTCTGAGTACAAAG TGAAGGAAGAGGGCGACCGCGAGATCTCCAGCTCTAGGGACAGTCCCCCGGTGCGCCTGAAAAAGCCACGCAAAGCACGCACCGCCTTCACCGACCATCAGCTGGCGCAGCTGGAGCGTAGCTTCGAGCGGCAGAAATACCTGAGCGTGCAAGACCGCATGGAGCTGGCCGCTTCGCTCAACCTCACCGACACGCAGGTCAAGACCTGGTACCAGAACCGCAG GACTAAATGGAAGCGACAGACAGCTGTGGGACTGGAGCTGCTTGCGGAGGCAGGCAACTACTCGGCGCTCCAGAGAATGTTCCCGTCGCCTTATTTCTACCCGCAGAGTCTCGTTTCCAACCTGGACCCGGGCGCCGCACTCTATCTGTACCGCGGCCCCAGCGCGCCACCACCCGCCCTCCAGAGACCTCTGGTGCCCCGCATCCTCATCCACGGACTCCAGGGCGCCAGCGAGCCGCCTCCGCCGCTTCCCCCACTGCCTGGCGTCCTCCCGCGCGCCGCGCAGCCTCGGTGA